In Candidatus Ancaeobacter aquaticus, the sequence AATATTTGCTTTATCGGCTGAAATTAATGCACGTACTACATTTGTAACACTTCCTCCAGCAAGAAAATGTGCTTCAAGATCATTTGTTGTTATCTCTATACCTGCTTTTGTAGCCATGATTGATCCATCAATAATGATAGTAGGGGGTATGTTTCTCAATTTCATTCCGATAAGATTTGGGATGCTTACATGAGCACCGGATGCGAGTGCCCTAATCCAGAGTTTGATAAAATAAAAGAAAACAAATATAAAAATGATTGATACGGCAAGAATAAGTCCCATGAATACTTGCATGTAAAATCCTCCTTGTGTTAGATTTTCTTTACAATAACCTTGTTATTTTTAATCGAAATAACCATGATTTTTGATCCGCGTTCAATATATTCAGCGTCACTTACAACATCAATACGTTCACCTTGAATTTCAGCTATTCCTGATGGCCTTAAAAAACTAATGGCTAATCCCTCTTGATGTAAGAGAGGGGATAAATCTTTTTGTCGCGGGGAATAATTAGATTCTGATGTTTGCAAGGTAAGCGAACGGCCCAGTTTAGTTTTTGGGAACAATTTGCTCGCAATAAATATTGCAAGACTCGTAATAACGATCGTTCCTCCGAGATAATATGTTCCTACTTCTGTTCCAAGTGACATGTAACACATTATGATAGAGACTATTATACATATTGTTCCGATGATTCCACATATCATACCTGGTAAAAAAATCTCAGCGCACAAAAATATCAAACCAACAATTAGTAAAATAAGAATAATATTCATGTGTATAATTATACCTTTTTTACAATTATTTTGTTACCACTTATTTCAATAATCTTTATAGGTGATCCTTTATCGACATGATCGCCGTCAGTTATAACTTCATAGTTCTTATCATTAAATAGACCTTTGCCCGTCGGTCGTAATGTAGTGTGAGCTTTACCGATGTCTCCACAGCTCAGTGGAAGCGGCGGTTCAGACGAACGGTAACCAGAAATAGAATTTTCGCTGTTGGTTAAAATGATTCCATGCCCGAATACTGTTTTGGGTAAAATGTACCTAAAGATAATAATCGAGAGAAATATCCCGAAAAAAAGTGATGACCCGATGATAGTAACTGCCTGCCATATATGATCATGAGGAATAGGTAGATTTGGTATTGGTCGTTTTATCAGTGCGAGAAA encodes:
- a CDS encoding NfeD family protein; amino-acid sequence: MNIILILLIVGLIFLCAEIFLPGMICGIIGTICIIVSIIMCYMSLGTEVGTYYLGGTIVITSLAIFIASKLFPKTKLGRSLTLQTSESNYSPRQKDLSPLLHQEGLAISFLRPSGIAEIQGERIDVVSDAEYIERGSKIMVISIKNNKVIVKKI